The following are encoded in a window of bacterium genomic DNA:
- a CDS encoding GNAT family N-acetyltransferase: MSRIHTPFLRGKLVQLRAIIDEDVPIIADWLNDPEIYLNLLIVKPNREQDSRARIEKFCTSDDTQMFSVCKHDGTLIGLMGLHEINWIHRNATSGAFFGSPENRGKGYGVDAKMLMCYHAFCMLNLHKLYTHAYEFNRASLRYNEKCGYREEGRRREHYFRAGRYWDVIETGLLRSEWLPLWEQYRADDPDVRVPEPSLG; encoded by the coding sequence GTGTCACGAATCCATACTCCTTTCCTGCGCGGAAAGCTCGTGCAGTTGCGCGCGATCATTGACGAGGATGTTCCGATCATTGCGGATTGGCTGAATGATCCGGAAATATATTTGAATTTGCTGATCGTCAAACCGAACCGAGAACAGGATTCCCGGGCGCGGATTGAAAAGTTCTGTACTTCAGACGACACGCAGATGTTTTCAGTCTGCAAACACGACGGCACGCTGATCGGGCTGATGGGACTGCATGAAATCAATTGGATCCATCGCAACGCCACGTCCGGCGCGTTCTTCGGCTCTCCGGAAAATCGAGGCAAGGGCTATGGTGTGGACGCGAAAATGCTGATGTGTTACCACGCATTTTGCATGCTCAATTTGCACAAACTCTACACACACGCGTACGAGTTTAACAGGGCAAGCCTGCGCTACAACGAGAAGTGCGGCTATCGCGAGGAAGGTCGTCGGCGCGAGCACTATTTCCGCGCGGGAAGATATTGGGATGTGATTGAGACGGGGCTGCTGCGTTCCGAGTGGCTGCCGTTGTGGGAACAGTACCGTGCGGATGATCCCGACGTCCGCGTGCCGGAACCTTCGCTTGGATGA
- a CDS encoding S9 family peptidase, with protein sequence MNGWCQIREKEEMLRFFWSAFAALVLIMEPVFAKSAAELPLEEFFKTYRVSSLSFCPDETQFVFVSDKFGHSQPYTMPVRGGEWKPLLQTEDAIYSVLWCPVNMDRIFYSMDTGGDENFRLYMFEIGTGVSHAVTPEKSRCDILGWSHDGYSLYYNSNERHPRFMDTYRLNVVTMKSQRVFENNTTFSVVGISHDESTLILSEFISTTASNLYAFDVNSGMMSPLTSQENGEANYEFADFSPDGRQLYILTDYESEFMRLMTYDTESQEWAVEYEDEWDVVSAGFSYNNKYFYIRVNEDGVSRVEIRNVQTGDELQLPPLPNAEVIPVGFSRSERYLRIYVMADHIPGDQYIYDLETFELIKLTNLFDSSELKPDMLVRSELVRYESFDGTEIPAWVYRPAKLSWGRKSPVVIEVHGGPMAQQKAGYSPWIQFLVSRGYIVAAPNVRGSTGYGKSYYLADDKKWGEDPLQDVVYLKHFIADNYPEADTSKTVIWGGSYGGYMVLAAMTFTPEEFALGMDWVGPSNLFTLLESIPPYWEPYKEYFYREIGNPSIPEDSARMYSQSPVFFADRIVRPLLIVQGRNDPRVKVAESEQIVEAARKNGKQVEYLIFEDEGHGLRKRENKLKAYHAMYDFMRANLGMKRTDK encoded by the coding sequence ATGAACGGTTGGTGTCAGATACGTGAGAAAGAAGAGATGCTAAGATTTTTCTGGAGCGCCTTTGCGGCGCTCGTGCTAATTATGGAACCTGTTTTCGCCAAATCAGCGGCCGAATTGCCGCTCGAGGAGTTTTTCAAGACATACCGTGTAAGCAGTCTTTCGTTTTGCCCGGATGAAACGCAGTTCGTGTTTGTGTCCGACAAGTTCGGGCATTCACAACCTTACACAATGCCGGTCCGCGGCGGCGAGTGGAAACCGCTTCTGCAAACCGAAGACGCCATCTACTCCGTCTTATGGTGTCCGGTGAACATGGACAGAATTTTTTATTCAATGGATACCGGCGGCGATGAGAATTTCAGACTCTATATGTTTGAAATAGGCACAGGTGTCTCCCATGCAGTGACACCGGAGAAGTCTCGCTGTGACATTCTTGGCTGGTCGCACGACGGATACTCGCTCTATTATAATTCAAATGAACGGCATCCGCGCTTCATGGACACCTATCGGCTGAATGTGGTGACAATGAAAAGCCAGCGCGTGTTCGAAAACAACACAACCTTCTCCGTTGTCGGCATTTCGCATGACGAATCAACACTCATTCTCTCGGAGTTCATCAGCACGACAGCGTCCAACCTTTATGCCTTTGACGTAAATTCGGGCATGATGTCGCCGCTGACATCGCAGGAGAACGGCGAAGCCAACTACGAATTTGCCGACTTCTCTCCGGACGGTCGCCAGCTTTATATTCTGACCGATTACGAGTCCGAGTTTATGCGGCTGATGACCTACGACACGGAGTCACAGGAATGGGCTGTCGAGTACGAAGATGAATGGGACGTCGTCAGCGCGGGGTTCAGTTACAACAACAAATACTTCTACATCCGCGTCAATGAAGACGGCGTGTCGCGTGTCGAAATCCGCAACGTTCAGACCGGGGATGAGCTGCAATTGCCGCCGCTGCCGAACGCAGAGGTGATTCCGGTCGGTTTTTCACGCTCAGAGCGTTACTTGCGAATCTACGTTATGGCGGATCACATTCCCGGTGACCAGTATATATACGATCTTGAGACGTTTGAACTCATCAAGCTGACTAACCTGTTCGACTCAAGCGAATTGAAACCGGACATGCTGGTACGGTCGGAACTGGTGCGATACGAGTCCTTTGACGGCACTGAGATTCCCGCGTGGGTCTACCGTCCGGCGAAGTTGTCATGGGGACGAAAGTCGCCTGTGGTGATAGAAGTGCACGGCGGGCCGATGGCGCAGCAGAAGGCCGGCTATTCTCCGTGGATTCAATTTCTTGTGAGCCGCGGATACATCGTTGCCGCACCGAACGTGCGCGGTTCGACAGGATACGGCAAGTCTTACTATCTTGCCGACGATAAGAAGTGGGGTGAAGATCCGTTGCAGGATGTGGTGTACCTGAAGCATTTCATTGCTGATAATTATCCCGAAGCGGATACCTCTAAGACGGTGATCTGGGGCGGATCCTATGGCGGATACATGGTACTCGCGGCAATGACGTTTACTCCGGAAGAATTCGCGCTTGGAATGGATTGGGTTGGGCCGTCGAATCTATTCACGCTATTGGAATCCATACCGCCCTATTGGGAGCCCTACAAAGAGTACTTCTACCGCGAGATAGGCAATCCGAGCATTCCCGAAGACAGTGCGCGCATGTACAGCCAGTCACCGGTGTTCTTCGCCGATCGCATTGTCAGACCGTTGTTGATTGTGCAGGGAAGAAATGATCCGCGCGTGAAAGTTGCGGAGTCGGAACAGATCGTTGAAGCGGCGCGCAAGAACGGCAAACAAGTCGAGTATCTCATCTTCGAAGATGAAGGACACGGATTACGCAAACGTGAAAACAAACTGAAAGCCTATCACGCAATGTACGATTTCATGCGCGCAAATTTAGGTATGAAACGCACGGACAAATAA